aactgagccacccaggagcccatgcCCATGGAATGGTTACTTCTGCTGTCTGATGGCACATATACAAGCGTGGATTCTCTGTATGGTCCCTGAATCAAGTCCCGGTCATCAATGCTGGTCAGGGAAAGGGGCTGTCTCTTGACTTCCCACATTTATGAAACCCCATACCCAAAAGGGCAAAATATCTAGAGACCTGATTCATCCACacaatgtttttacttttattcaacTATAAGCAAACAGCATAATTAACACAATAGTCCGCAACCCCAGATCGGCTTTTCTTACACAGACGAAGAGTGACCAGTTCAACAGGTAGACAACTTAGGGATTTTTGACAAACTCACTCAGCCCTGTAGTTCATCTAAATGGCAGTGCCTTAACCGCAAAGCAACTCTCCCTATTGCTTTTTCCAATACTGCTATTTCAAGGAGGCAGAGCAGGACACTTACTCCTAGTAAATAGTCTGAGATGTTGGGGGTTAGTGGACACACCAGCCTCTGGCTTTCTTGGTGAGAGACATGGCCGTGGAAACATGACCCAGAAGTGCCATCATGCACAATTCCAGACTCAGCTCACAAAGGCAGAGGCaacgaatctttttttttttttttttttttttaacctcccttCAAGAGTCTTTGATGCTCTGCTCTATTACTAGAAGACCTGGTCTTTTTacctgaattttttctttcttaaattctggGTTGCTACTCTCATATTAACAATGTGATGACCCCATCCTGGTACCAATATATCCATCACAAAGGAGTTAGGAGTTCACATTTGATCAAAACATAAACTGGGATGGGACTCTCTGAAATTATAAAAggacaggcagaaggaaaagtcaCTCTAAACCACTATCTGATTGCTCAGGCCTCACCTATGAGGATGGGACACGGGAAAGCAGAGAAATCTACATGCAACACTCAACTTGAGAACACTGCTCCAGACCTCCAGGATGCTTTCTGTCTCCTAGCATTTCCCTACTTCCCAGACAGCTGCTCATAGAGTTTGGGCACATAGTCATCCCATTCAGCTTGGTAACATGTACCGGCCACCGGGGGCCCAAGCTCGTACTTTTTGCGGAAAGATGCCACTTTGAATTTGCCACGGTTGTCTCCAGATCGGTTGCTGAGAATGGGCTCGTCACACTTCAGCGGCCCGTTCTGCTCGTAAACCAGCCAGACGTAGCGGTGAAGGCCTGGAGGGAACATGCATACACAGCTAGGCATCAAGGATGGAGAGGTCACCCATGTTCATGTTCAACGTGCCAAGTGGGAGGGACCCAGCCACCCCACTGACAAGAGGGACACTGAGGACCCACAGAGGTAGGAGTCAGGACACTCACCTGCTGAAAACCCACTGCAATTGGCATGAAGTCCACAGCTGGCAGCAGGGCCTGGGCCTGGCCCTTGCTCACCCCTCCTACCACCTCTGCCCCCCATTCATCTCATTCTGGGCTCCCAGCCCATCTCCACTGGGACCCGACTGCAAGTCATCTTCCACCACCCCCATCTGAACACCCACTTCACTTCTGCCGTAGTAACACTCCTCGAAGAGTCTTACTTTTCAGTTTAGTCTCCTCACTAGAAAGACAGCTCCATAAAGCTATGCTGTTTGTCTAGTTGACCGTCTTCACTGCAGGACCTACCCTAGTGCCTGGTAAAACTCACTGCAACCAGCTAAGTAGCAAAGATGCTGAAAAACAACTTGTGTTCAAAGGTGCTTACGGGGTCACCTTCATCTGTCAGTCAATATTCATGGACTAAAACAACTATGGTCTAGGCATTTTTTGCTATGCATGTTGTACTTtactaaaagaatattttttaaaaagcaaaagggaaaaaaaagtcagtcacTGAAGCTTTTTTTGCTAATGAGAACACAGCTCCTACTCAAGAGAATTGCTTTATTCTCCAGTGTGTACTTCCCATAATTAAACTGCCTAATTATATAACTGCCCTAGAGAACTTAATCGATCCCTGGAAAAGATGTACCTTTACTTGCCTCTTACGAATACATGAGAGGGCCTGAAGCCATCTGAAGCTTCAGGGTCTACAGATAAAGCATGAGCCTATGGCCAACTGTTCTTGTCGGGAACCTTCCTGTACCTCTTCAGACTAACACGGCTGGACAGTGTTTCCAACCACCTGACTTCCTTATTCCAGCAAATGAAAGCACCCTGTAATGCACAACAGGTGTAACATCTGACTTGGGGAAGTTTCAGTATagtattctccctctctttgtaaCACAGCACATGTAATCTGTAACATAACACCACACaacatgtgtgtgtatctttagTATACTTCTTGCTTCCAAGTCTTTTCAAGAGGATACCACCCTACACTTGCAACAGAAAGGAGctataaagagataaagaagcCAGTTCTTTATAACGAATTTGGAAACTATGATAACTTCTGAGGTCTTCCATGGGAACTGGTGAAGGCTGAATGTAGAACTCAGATGGGTTAACTGTGTTCCATCCACGTGCAGTGGCATGGCActgccacccccccaccgcccacccccggAAACTGTTCCAAGCTTTCTGCAACACTGCTTCCTCGGGATGCTTTCACTGACTTCACTGCATATGATGGCCTAGTGGCTGAGAGGCAATCATTAACAGAGGTGCCATCTGACCAGAACCCAAGGTTCTAGCCAGCTGACATCACTGCAGGTCTCAATGTCTCTGGCAGGCAACTGCCTTGGAGGTTGAACTGCACTGCCTGAAAGCCCCACTAGGCTAAGGAATCTCTGAGAACCAAACTAAAACTTGCAGCCCTTTGGGCCACTCCTAATGTGCACCCACTACCCCCGCCTGCCTCACCCCCCAAAGCAGCTTTTACTGACCTGTGCCCTTGGGAGGCCCAGAGCCGACGTAATCAGAGAGGACTGTGCCGCTGCTAATGTCGTTGCCCTTCATGTTGACCACCAGAAAATGGTGCCATTCCCTATAATGAGGAACACAGGACAGTCAACACACAGGAAATTAGTACGCTCACTGCACAGTCAGCAAGTGTGCATGAAGCACAGGCTCTGGGCCAGGATGCAGCGATGACACAGACAGTCCTGCTTTCTTGGCCAGCACAAACCTCACCACTCTGCAGAAGAGAGGGCCCAATACCTCCCTCTGAGATTTTCTAGGCAGTATCTGCAAACACTTTCTggaaagggccagacagtaaatgttttaggctttgccGTTCATACTGTCTCTGTCACTATCCAATTCTGTGGCGATAGTGTGAAAGCTGCCATTAACAAGACATAAATAAGTTATTGTGGCCGTGTCCCAACAAAACTTAATATAtgaacactgaaatttgaatttcttgtAGCTTTCACATGCTACAAAGCATTATTCTTTCAATTTcaatcacttaaaaatgtaaaaaccattcttggcTCATGGGGCTATACAAAAATAGGTATCAGACAGATGTGGCTCTGGGCTAGTTTCTAGACTGCTGCACTAGGGACTGAGAGGTAGGAAATGCACACTCTGGCTTAAGCATGGGTGTGGACATCCCAAACTGGGTCTATTCTCCTGGCACAGCATGCCAGAAAGCACTAGGTCATATTTGGATGACCTGGTGTTCCTGGTGTTCCCCGTCTTTCCCCAACTTGCCTGTATTTGGGGTCCTTCCTGCTGGGAGCATCTGGATCTGTCATGACCAAGGTGTAGAGTTTACCTGGATCAAGGCCATCCCATGCAATACTGGTGGGCCGGTTTTTAACCTGTAGGAAGGAAGCAGTGTGGAGTTAAAAAGTCggaaatgcaggggcgcctgggtggcgcagtcggttaagcgtccgacttcagccaggtcacgatctcgcggtccgtgagttcgagccccgcgtcaggctctgggctgatggctcggagcctggagcctgtttccgattctgtgtctccctctctctctgcccctcccccgttcatgctctgtctctctctgtcccaaaaataaattaaaaacgttgaaaaaaaaaaattaaaaaaaaaaaaaaaagtcggaaATGCAGAAGCCAACACTCTTTGATTTCAGGTTCCTCAAAGGTAACACACAGTAGATTATTAATAAAAGCTAAAGTTTATTGACTCTGCTGAGAGCCAGGAGCTTActaatatacattatttattttagtccCAACCACACTACAGGGCTGTTACCCTAGCATGTTATTAACAGAAAGAGGTGGGGTCCGAATTTAAACCCTGCCGCTGACTGAGTCCTCTAAACTGCAACCTCACATGGTCTGGAATTACAGGTCCTCTAGATTTTGTGACCAGGAGCTTAGCTGGGGCTTGCTAAAGTGCAATCTGAATTAACTGGACACTTAAAAGTgcacagaaaatgagaaagtccAGGTGGCCCAACTGCATAGTGAGTCTGGGAAAACGTGGGCTGCAGAGAGgcactttatttaaaacaataagctCTGTAAACATCCAACACAGTACGCTGTCAAAACAGTTTATTCACACCATTGCCCCGGAGCTTCATGACCGATAACTAGCAAGTGTCTGGCACTCGTTTCTCCGCTTGCAGCAGCCAGGGCCTGGTCTGGTCTCAGGCCGGGGCGTTGGAGGCCAAACGGTAGAACACTGCAGGCTGTTGCCCTCGAGCATTCCAGCTGCAGAACGAACTTAGAACTTACCTTCGGGTGGCTTCTTGCTATTGCCCGCTAAGACAAACGGAGGAATCCGGGGGCGATACCGGTCACCGGTTACATAATGCGTCACATGGCCTTGGGTGGGGCCTCTGCCACCCAAACTGTGGCCTAAAATTCTGGGACCCGAGGGGAGGCTCTGGGGCAGCCGGGGCGACCTCGGCCATCACTTCCCGggcaccgccccctccccgcccctgcccccaagGCCCAAGCCTTGGGCCTAGACCCAAGTTTCTGGGCAGTTTCTGGGCCTAGACCCCGGCCAACGCCACGAAGTAAGTCCCTGCAAAGTAGATCACTTTCTCCTGCAGGCGGAGCCCCGCCCGCCACGTGCTGCGTTCCTGGTGCCCGCAGGTTCTGCAGGCCTGCAGCGTGGGCACCGCGACCCCCCTTCCCTCTGAGGATCCGGCGCACAGAGGCCGGAACATCCTTCCCATCTCCGCCGGGTCCCCTCCCCGGaggcctccaggcctggagcaGAGACACGCCCGCCGCCCTCGGGTACCTGGGTGGGCGTCAGCACTTTGCCCAGCTCGTCGACCTCCGCCCCCGTGTATTTGACCTGCAGCGGATGCTGCGGCCGCTCGTCCACTTCCTGCAGGCTCAGAGGCCCGGACCACTTGCTGAGGTCAACCGGCATCGCTAAGCCGAGGTGGGCAGACAGCAGAGAAGAGTCGCGGGAGGTAAGGGCA
This DNA window, taken from Neofelis nebulosa isolate mNeoNeb1 chromosome 11, mNeoNeb1.pri, whole genome shotgun sequence, encodes the following:
- the PEBP1 gene encoding phosphatidylethanolamine-binding protein 1, with the translated sequence MPVDLSKWSGPLSLQEVDERPQHPLQVKYTGAEVDELGKVLTPTQVKNRPTSIAWDGLDPGKLYTLVMTDPDAPSRKDPKYREWHHFLVVNMKGNDISSGTVLSDYVGSGPPKGTGLHRYVWLVYEQNGPLKCDEPILSNRSGDNRGKFKVASFRKKYELGPPVAGTCYQAEWDDYVPKLYEQLSGK